Proteins from a genomic interval of Nitrosomonas sp.:
- a CDS encoding group III truncated hemoglobin, giving the protein MMQNPIPEPSPALYSEEEISKLVHDFYTKARQDPGLGPIFEEHVIDWDAHFVQMTNFWSAQLRGTSRFRGAPMPKHIALPELNADLFRRWLHLFRETTQEMGNPQLKHHADAIAGFIAGRLWMGYQMSHFPQQEIVELDTETA; this is encoded by the coding sequence ATGATGCAAAATCCTATTCCCGAACCCAGTCCGGCGCTGTATAGCGAGGAAGAAATTTCAAAGCTGGTGCATGATTTTTATACCAAAGCCAGACAAGATCCCGGTCTTGGTCCCATTTTCGAAGAACATGTCATCGATTGGGATGCCCATTTTGTGCAGATGACCAATTTCTGGTCAGCCCAGTTACGCGGTACCAGCCGTTTTCGAGGTGCGCCTATGCCCAAGCATATCGCTTTGCCCGAGCTGAATGCGGATTTGTTCAGGCGCTGGCTGCACCTGTTTCGCGAGACAACACAAGAAATGGGTAACCCTCAACTTAAACACCATGCTGATGCGATTGCCGGATTCATTGCCGGCAGATTGTGGATGGGCTATCAGATGAGTCATTTTCCGCAACAGGAGATAGTTGAGCTTGATACCGAGACCGCATAA
- a CDS encoding inositol monophosphatase family protein, which produces MLEQMVAAVKMVAHEEIMPRYLRVERIYKSDGSFYTVADTAAQNSLAEKLRVIFPAAVVAEEMADAVQLEQWEAGHSGLWCIDPIDGTSNFMNGLPYFAVSVAFMRNGRSELGVVYNPATNECFYAERGKGAYLNGQALPLSRRQISLQRAIANVDLKRLDRQLAGAIAASPPYASQRNYGACTLEWCYTAAGYFDLYLHGGQKPWDYAAGCLILEEAGGYRCTLVSDDYWSGHTWRRSVIAALNETLFEQWRDWVRSHTC; this is translated from the coding sequence TTGCTGGAGCAGATGGTCGCTGCCGTAAAAATGGTGGCGCATGAAGAAATCATGCCGCGTTATTTGCGGGTGGAGCGTATCTACAAAAGTGACGGCAGTTTCTATACTGTTGCGGATACGGCGGCACAGAACAGCCTGGCGGAAAAGTTGCGTGTGATTTTTCCCGCTGCGGTGGTGGCGGAGGAAATGGCGGACGCAGTGCAGCTTGAGCAGTGGGAGGCAGGACATTCAGGATTGTGGTGTATTGATCCGATCGATGGAACATCCAATTTCATGAATGGCTTGCCTTATTTTGCAGTTTCTGTTGCGTTCATGCGTAATGGCAGAAGTGAACTTGGTGTGGTGTATAACCCCGCGACCAATGAATGTTTTTATGCTGAACGGGGCAAAGGTGCGTATCTCAACGGTCAGGCATTACCTCTATCCAGACGTCAGATTTCGCTGCAACGTGCAATTGCCAATGTCGACCTCAAGCGACTGGATCGGCAATTGGCCGGTGCAATTGCCGCTTCCCCGCCCTATGCTTCGCAACGGAATTATGGCGCTTGCACATTGGAGTGGTGCTACACCGCTGCCGGTTATTTTGATTTATACCTGCATGGCGGCCAGAAACCCTGGGATTATGCTGCCGGCTGCCTGATTCTCGAAGAAGCCGGTGGTTATCGGTGCACGCTGGTAAGTGATGACTACTGGTCTGGTCATACCTGGCGCCGTTCTGTTATTGCTGCGCTCAATGAAACACTATTTGAGCAATGGCGCGACTGGGTGCGATCACATACCTGTTGA
- a CDS encoding ABC transporter substrate-binding protein, which produces MSSFFPAGFIALFRNVHGFRHWGCSLLLLLTACAEPWNNPYPAAQSGENILYNAFAERPKHLDPVQSYSSNEILFTAQIYQPPLQYHYLKRPFELITQTATTLPVVQYYDANGVTLPADAEEVAYSIYEIHIKPGIRYQPHPAFARDDRGDFLYHTLTAPDLKQIQKIADFGHNDTRELLADDYLYQIKRLAHPKLHSPIFGLMADYIVGLRDYADALSKHATTNPSDTYLDLRQFSLPGVEKVDDHTYRIRIKGKYPQFIYWLAMPFFAPVPWEADRFFSQPGLAEKNITLDWYPVGTGPYMLTENDPNSVMILERNPNFQGEYYPAEGMPEDVETNLLQDAGKPLPFIDKIIFSREKESIPRWNKFLQGYYDASGIGSDSFDQAVQISSQGEAVVTEEMEKQGVRLETAVAPSTYYMGFNMLDPVVGGRTEQEKQAARKLRQAISIAVDYEEYISIFANGRGLPAQSPIPPGIEGYRDGEAGINPLVYEWHNGAPRRRPIEAAKRLLAEAGYPGGVDNKTGKPLVLYFDVTARNADDKSILDWMRKQFRKIDIQLVVRSTDYNRFQDKIRSGNAQIFEWGWNADYPDPENFLFLLYGPQRKVGDNGENAANYDNAEFNRLFERMNNMEPGPQRAQIIDQMLTILREDAPWLWGFHPKEYALYHDWYHNVKPNRLSNNNMKYWRIDPDLRARKQREWNKPVLWPIGIVVFLLMSGLLPAWLAYRRREQGRSSAISSS; this is translated from the coding sequence ATGTCAAGTTTCTTTCCAGCAGGGTTCATTGCTTTATTTCGTAATGTTCATGGCTTCCGGCATTGGGGATGCAGTCTGCTGCTGTTATTGACTGCCTGCGCAGAACCATGGAACAACCCCTACCCTGCCGCGCAGTCTGGCGAGAATATTCTCTATAATGCCTTTGCCGAACGGCCCAAACACCTCGATCCGGTGCAATCCTACAGCTCGAACGAGATTCTTTTTACTGCACAGATTTACCAGCCGCCACTGCAATATCACTATCTAAAAAGACCATTTGAGCTGATCACGCAGACGGCAACCACTCTGCCAGTGGTTCAGTACTATGATGCCAATGGAGTGACATTGCCTGCCGATGCGGAGGAAGTTGCTTATTCAATTTACGAAATACATATTAAGCCTGGTATTCGCTATCAACCCCATCCCGCGTTTGCCAGAGATGATCGGGGTGATTTTCTTTACCACACCCTGACAGCACCGGATCTCAAACAAATACAGAAAATAGCAGATTTCGGGCATAACGACACCCGCGAACTACTGGCAGATGATTATCTATACCAGATCAAACGCTTGGCACATCCTAAACTGCACTCCCCAATCTTTGGCTTGATGGCGGACTACATCGTGGGGTTACGCGACTATGCGGATGCCCTGAGTAAGCATGCAACAACCAACCCCAGCGACACTTACCTGGACTTGCGTCAGTTTTCCCTGCCAGGCGTGGAGAAGGTAGATGATCATACCTACCGTATTCGCATCAAGGGCAAGTATCCACAATTCATCTACTGGCTCGCAATGCCATTTTTTGCGCCAGTGCCATGGGAAGCAGACCGTTTTTTCTCCCAGCCCGGTTTAGCAGAAAAAAATATCACGCTTGACTGGTATCCAGTCGGAACCGGACCTTACATGCTGACTGAAAACGATCCCAATAGCGTCATGATCCTGGAGCGCAACCCGAATTTTCAGGGAGAGTATTACCCAGCAGAAGGCATGCCAGAAGATGTCGAGACAAATCTGCTACAGGATGCAGGCAAGCCGCTGCCATTTATTGACAAGATTATCTTCAGCCGGGAAAAAGAAAGTATCCCTCGCTGGAATAAATTTCTGCAGGGGTACTATGACGCTTCTGGCATTGGATCCGACAGCTTTGATCAGGCTGTGCAGATAAGCAGTCAAGGCGAGGCAGTCGTCACCGAGGAAATGGAGAAACAGGGTGTCCGTCTCGAAACGGCAGTGGCACCCTCGACCTACTACATGGGTTTCAATATGCTGGATCCGGTAGTCGGCGGACGTACTGAGCAGGAAAAACAGGCTGCACGCAAGCTGCGCCAGGCCATATCGATCGCAGTCGATTATGAGGAATACATTTCCATTTTTGCCAATGGGCGAGGACTGCCCGCGCAGAGCCCCATTCCTCCCGGCATCGAGGGGTATCGCGATGGCGAAGCGGGAATCAACCCCCTTGTTTATGAATGGCATAATGGCGCGCCCAGACGCAGGCCCATTGAAGCAGCCAAAAGATTACTGGCTGAAGCGGGCTATCCGGGTGGTGTCGATAACAAAACCGGCAAGCCATTGGTGCTGTATTTCGACGTTACCGCACGTAACGCAGATGACAAGTCGATACTCGACTGGATGCGCAAGCAGTTTCGTAAAATTGACATCCAGCTGGTAGTGCGCAGCACGGATTACAACCGCTTTCAGGACAAGATTCGCAGCGGTAACGCCCAGATTTTTGAGTGGGGATGGAATGCCGATTACCCCGATCCGGAAAATTTCCTGTTTCTGCTCTATGGTCCGCAGCGCAAGGTAGGGGATAACGGCGAGAATGCGGCCAATTATGACAATGCCGAATTCAACCGCCTGTTCGAACGCATGAATAATATGGAACCCGGCCCGCAGCGCGCCCAGATCATCGACCAGATGCTGACAATATTGCGCGAGGACGCCCCGTGGTTGTGGGGGTTTCATCCCAAGGAATACGCTTTGTATCACGACTGGTATCATAATGTGAAGCCCAACCGGCTCTCCAACAACAACATGAAATACTGGCGCATCGATCCCGATTTACGCGCACGCAAGCAACGGGAATGGAACAAGCCGGTTTTGTGGCCGATTGGTATCGTGGTATTTTTGTTGATGAGCGGGCTGCTGCCCGCATGGCTCGCTTACCGTCGCCGTGAACAAGGCCGCAGTTCCGCCATTTCAAGCAGTTGA
- a CDS encoding DUF2914 domain-containing protein — MTNTQIKIRIQLDPSVQRAASDLPDPESEADSNLPADDEQIYDRRKLFLAACILLPALAGLIWLISAVWVTDEIDPQRSLPESSSLSEMPTTAQIEHDTRLSESARLLGAAPTHETDAVTVADVTDMTDIAPPDHEAVLTTREAEIAATPIPQPTPTVKPISSSDNSAELEVDHAFNPHSVTDQVFRAQLTSAISQREPVDDIKQISLAGRSSRPVYLFLHLHNLKNETIRINWFFQEQSIAQVLLPVGNNDWRTYSSKTLNARRLGKWRVTAQDSSGNLLAEFPFEATP; from the coding sequence ATGACCAATACCCAAATTAAAATCCGTATCCAGCTTGACCCATCCGTCCAGCGAGCGGCATCCGATCTGCCTGACCCGGAATCAGAAGCTGACAGCAATCTTCCCGCTGACGATGAGCAGATTTACGATCGGCGAAAGCTTTTTCTGGCTGCATGTATATTGCTGCCAGCCCTCGCGGGGCTGATCTGGCTTATTTCTGCTGTGTGGGTAACTGATGAGATTGATCCTCAGCGATCTTTACCGGAATCATCCTCCTTATCCGAGATGCCAACCACAGCACAGATTGAACATGACACCAGATTATCTGAGTCAGCCAGGCTGCTGGGGGCCGCGCCAACCCACGAAACTGACGCTGTCACGGTTGCTGATGTGACTGATATGACTGATATTGCACCACCGGATCATGAAGCGGTATTAACTACGCGGGAAGCTGAGATCGCAGCCACTCCCATACCTCAGCCAACACCCACAGTAAAACCCATATCTTCTTCAGATAATTCTGCAGAGCTGGAAGTGGATCACGCGTTCAACCCACACTCGGTTACAGACCAGGTTTTTCGTGCGCAACTGACCTCTGCCATCAGCCAGCGTGAGCCTGTAGACGATATCAAACAGATATCGCTGGCAGGCCGATCGAGTCGGCCAGTCTATTTATTCCTGCACTTGCATAATCTGAAAAATGAGACTATCCGGATCAACTGGTTTTTTCAGGAGCAGTCGATCGCACAAGTGCTGCTGCCAGTAGGAAACAATGACTGGCGGACTTATTCCAGCAAAACTCTGAATGCCAGACGCCTGGGAAAATGGCGGGTCACCGCCCAAGACTCATCCGGCAATCTGCTGGCAGAATTTCCGTTCGAGGCGACACCGTGA
- a CDS encoding diguanylate cyclase translates to MKSIKSKIVLFALIATLLPSIGLGLLTFRQNEALVNDGVTRELRALTNNVSQLLETWLNENILAVRALAAANPVIEGLAVSSQPENSNEVERTHSITASYLLSVLGKLNNITALAVFDLERKLIASSAITPEAGAALQDWPQAAPMTPTHTNHAASLAGWEIYYSASRFSIIFPVLSNENTLKGYLAATLDPDTLARQLRETRKFSLGEIILLDQAGHVFLSSATQLDQTATLDPGIFSVLRNPVSESLIYDGLVYPLAIGLVSAYEKLPAFILVERDYADVQTAWVKLRDRFLTLVAILIAVITAFALYMGYTIVASLEKLNAAARSIVDGKLDVHLQVHQRDEIGQLADMFNQMTDALRHKHAEIMAVNEDIQQKNQLLQKLSVTDGLTGLYNRSKLDMILVDQLARFKRNNRPFCLLMIDIDYFKQINDELGHIMGDKILMTVSTVLLKSIRAIDYAARYGGDEFMIILTETDMDAAIKTAERIRTQASALCQAFDASPVKISLSVGIAQSQHSDIMPNDLIARADAALYEAKKAGRDQVKIDCGRALST, encoded by the coding sequence TTGAAAAGCATAAAAAGCAAAATAGTCCTGTTCGCGTTGATTGCAACCCTGTTACCATCGATAGGACTGGGATTGCTCACTTTCCGGCAGAATGAGGCACTGGTCAACGATGGTGTTACGCGGGAGTTACGCGCATTGACGAACAATGTTTCACAACTCCTGGAAACCTGGCTAAATGAGAATATTCTCGCTGTCCGCGCACTGGCAGCGGCCAATCCCGTCATTGAAGGACTAGCCGTATCCAGCCAGCCTGAAAACAGCAACGAGGTGGAACGAACACACAGCATCACGGCCAGTTATCTGCTATCGGTCCTGGGAAAGCTGAATAATATTACTGCGCTAGCCGTCTTTGACCTTGAGCGTAAGTTGATTGCCAGTAGCGCGATAACTCCCGAAGCCGGCGCTGCGCTGCAAGACTGGCCACAGGCTGCACCTATGACCCCAACCCATACCAATCACGCCGCCTCTCTCGCAGGCTGGGAGATCTATTATTCGGCGTCCAGATTCAGCATCATTTTCCCGGTGCTTTCTAATGAAAACACGCTCAAGGGTTATCTTGCCGCCACACTTGATCCTGACACCCTTGCCAGGCAACTGCGAGAAACCCGCAAATTTTCGCTCGGAGAAATCATTCTGCTGGATCAGGCTGGCCACGTTTTTCTCAGCAGCGCGACGCAACTCGATCAAACCGCGACGCTTGATCCGGGAATTTTTTCGGTATTACGCAATCCCGTTTCAGAATCACTGATTTACGATGGGCTTGTTTATCCGCTTGCAATCGGTCTGGTTAGTGCTTACGAGAAACTGCCTGCCTTCATTCTGGTAGAACGGGATTATGCTGACGTACAGACTGCCTGGGTCAAGCTGCGTGACCGCTTTCTCACTTTGGTTGCTATTCTGATAGCCGTCATCACTGCGTTTGCTTTATACATGGGGTACACCATAGTCGCATCACTGGAAAAGCTGAATGCTGCCGCGCGAAGTATTGTTGACGGAAAGCTGGACGTACATCTGCAAGTTCATCAACGCGATGAAATTGGTCAGCTGGCTGACATGTTTAATCAAATGACTGATGCATTACGGCACAAACATGCCGAAATCATGGCAGTAAATGAAGATATCCAGCAAAAGAATCAGTTACTGCAAAAATTATCCGTGACCGATGGACTAACCGGGCTATATAACCGCAGCAAACTCGATATGATTCTGGTCGACCAGCTGGCGCGATTTAAACGCAATAACCGTCCATTTTGCCTGTTGATGATTGATATTGATTACTTCAAGCAGATCAATGATGAACTTGGTCATATAATGGGGGACAAAATTCTCATGACGGTATCAACCGTACTGCTGAAATCCATACGGGCAATTGATTACGCCGCACGTTACGGCGGAGATGAGTTTATGATCATTCTGACGGAGACCGATATGGATGCCGCCATCAAAACTGCCGAACGAATACGAACACAAGCAAGCGCACTTTGCCAGGCTTTCGATGCCTCACCGGTCAAAATTTCGCTCAGTGTCGGCATTGCTCAAAGCCAGCATAGTGACATCATGCCCAATGATCTGATTGCGCGAGCAGATGCAGCATTGTATGAAGCCAAAAAAGCCGGACGTGATCAAGTCAAAATTGATTGTGGCAGAGCGTTATCCACATGA
- a CDS encoding ABC transporter permease, which translates to MLNYIIRRILYAIPILIGVNLVTFMLFFVVNTPDDMARMQLGTKHVTDEAILKWKQARGYDKPLIYHDAAPGTQKLTDTIFFEKSLAMFAFDFGRADDGRDIALEIQNRMWPSLAIALPVFLLGLLAYITFALLMVFFRATYIDFWGVVLCVALMSISSLFYIIGGQFLISKLWHWVPISGYSSNIDAWRFLFLPVLIGVISGAGANSRWYRTIFLEEMNREYVRTARAKGLPERVVLFRHVLKNAMIPILTGAVVVIPLLFLGGLITESFFGIPGLGSYTIDAIQSQDFAVVRAMVFLGSLLYIVGLLLTDLSYTLVDPRVRLE; encoded by the coding sequence ATGCTAAATTACATTATCCGTCGAATTCTCTACGCCATCCCGATCCTGATCGGCGTCAATCTCGTCACGTTCATGCTCTTTTTTGTAGTCAACACACCTGACGACATGGCGCGCATGCAGCTTGGCACCAAACATGTCACGGACGAGGCCATTCTTAAATGGAAACAGGCGCGCGGTTACGACAAACCATTGATTTACCACGATGCCGCACCGGGTACCCAAAAACTCACCGATACTATTTTTTTTGAAAAATCCCTCGCCATGTTTGCGTTCGATTTTGGCCGTGCCGATGATGGCCGTGACATTGCCCTGGAAATCCAGAACCGGATGTGGCCCAGCCTGGCGATCGCCCTGCCGGTATTTTTACTCGGATTGCTCGCCTACATTACATTTGCCCTGTTAATGGTATTTTTTCGCGCAACCTATATCGATTTCTGGGGCGTAGTACTCTGCGTGGCATTGATGTCCATTTCCAGCTTGTTCTACATTATCGGTGGTCAGTTTCTGATCAGCAAACTATGGCATTGGGTGCCGATCTCTGGTTATAGCAGCAATATCGATGCCTGGCGCTTTTTGTTTCTACCGGTTCTCATCGGCGTAATCAGCGGCGCGGGCGCCAATTCACGCTGGTACCGCACCATTTTCCTTGAGGAAATGAACCGGGAATATGTGCGCACGGCGCGTGCCAAGGGACTGCCCGAGCGTGTCGTATTGTTCAGACATGTTCTCAAGAATGCCATGATTCCCATTTTGACCGGGGCGGTTGTGGTTATCCCACTCCTGTTTCTTGGTGGATTGATCACCGAATCATTCTTTGGCATACCGGGACTGGGCAGCTATACTATCGATGCCATCCAGTCGCAGGATTTTGCTGTGGTGCGTGCCATGGTGTTTTTGGGTTCATTGTTGTACATCGTAGGTCTGCTGCTGACCGATCTATCCTACACGCTAGTTGATCCACGGGTGCGCCTGGAATAA
- a CDS encoding NUDIX hydrolase, giving the protein MKYCSHCANEVTLRIPEGDTLPRFVCLNCQSIHYQNPKMVVGCIPEWENRILLCRRAIEPRKGKWTLPAGFMENNETLAQGAARETLEEANARVEILDLYAAYSLPHISQVYLLFRAKLLDLDFSPGIESLEVSLFEERDIPWDEIAFQVIRIPLERFLAERRTSQPVFHTGQIDHNPI; this is encoded by the coding sequence GTGAAGTATTGCAGCCATTGCGCTAATGAAGTCACACTCCGCATACCGGAAGGCGACACACTGCCTCGCTTTGTCTGCTTGAATTGTCAATCCATTCATTATCAGAATCCCAAAATGGTAGTGGGCTGCATACCGGAATGGGAAAATCGCATACTGCTGTGCCGGCGGGCAATCGAGCCGCGCAAGGGTAAATGGACACTACCTGCGGGCTTCATGGAAAATAATGAAACCCTGGCACAAGGTGCTGCGCGTGAAACGCTGGAAGAAGCAAACGCCCGCGTGGAAATTCTCGATCTTTATGCTGCTTATAGCCTGCCGCACATCAGCCAGGTTTATCTGTTATTTCGTGCAAAGCTGCTTGATCTGGACTTTTCGCCAGGAATCGAAAGTCTGGAAGTCAGCCTGTTTGAGGAACGTGATATTCCATGGGATGAAATCGCTTTTCAGGTCATCCGCATTCCACTTGAACGTTTTCTGGCGGAACGCCGCACCAGTCAACCTGTCTTTCATACAGGACAGATCGATCACAATCCGATTTGA
- a CDS encoding bifunctional riboflavin kinase/FAD synthetase gives MLITRRATGSARQPLALTIGNFDGLHLGHQAMLGQVKQAAERLNLTACAMTFEPHPREFLAPGQAPVRLTSMREKLSLLAQAGIARVQLVHFNRVFANIPADMFISRILRQELDVRWLLIGDDFRFGANRSGDRTLLQQYADRPDGFELEIMPSFSINGLRVSSTSIRNALASGNMQQAKTMLGRDYCISGRVVDGDKLGKKIGFPTANIRLKPDNPPLSGIFVVEISDQDSLHPDRRLPGVASLGTRPTIYEAGRPVLEVHLFDFDREIYGHRLCVHFLHKLRDEAKYADLDILIRQIARDVADARQFFLAKHNIPLEAYSFHS, from the coding sequence ATGTTAATTACCAGGCGGGCTACCGGTTCTGCCAGGCAGCCTCTGGCGTTGACAATCGGTAATTTTGATGGCCTGCATCTGGGGCATCAGGCAATGTTGGGACAAGTAAAGCAGGCGGCAGAAAGGCTGAATTTAACTGCCTGCGCCATGACGTTTGAGCCGCATCCGAGAGAATTTCTTGCACCGGGACAGGCGCCGGTAAGATTGACCAGTATGCGGGAGAAGCTGTCACTGCTGGCACAGGCGGGTATCGCGCGCGTGCAGCTCGTTCACTTCAATCGGGTGTTTGCAAATATTCCAGCTGACATGTTCATCTCGCGGATATTGCGCCAGGAGCTCGATGTGCGCTGGTTGCTGATTGGTGATGATTTCCGTTTTGGTGCCAACCGCAGCGGTGACCGCACGTTATTGCAGCAATATGCAGATCGACCGGATGGCTTCGAACTCGAAATCATGCCAAGTTTTTCCATAAATGGATTGCGCGTATCCAGCACATCCATACGAAATGCGCTTGCGAGCGGCAATATGCAGCAGGCTAAAACCATGCTTGGACGGGACTACTGTATCAGCGGACGGGTGGTCGACGGAGACAAACTGGGTAAGAAAATTGGTTTTCCAACGGCCAACATTCGTCTGAAACCTGATAATCCACCATTGAGCGGCATTTTTGTAGTGGAAATAAGCGACCAGGATAGTCTGCACCCGGATCGACGTCTGCCGGGTGTGGCCAGTCTAGGAACGCGACCGACTATTTATGAAGCGGGTAGACCGGTGCTGGAAGTGCACCTTTTCGATTTTGACAGGGAAATCTACGGACATCGGCTATGTGTGCATTTTTTGCATAAATTGCGCGATGAAGCAAAATATGCCGATCTGGATATCCTTATCCGGCAAATTGCCCGGGATGTCGCAGATGCCCGGCAATTTTTTCTGGCAAAGCACAATATTCCGCTTGAGGCTTATTCTTTTCATTCATGA
- a CDS encoding DnaJ domain-containing protein — protein sequence MEYKDYYQIMGVARDATQAEIKQAYRKLARQYHPDVSKEPGAEAHFKEIGEAYEVLKDPEKRAAYNRLGERWKSGQEFQPPPEWDQGFEFHGRPFSQTDASQFSSFFESLFGKRHQSGRPGQAHGFDLKGQDSHAKISIDLEDIFLGGVRSLMLQHTELGSDGRPQIKERTLNVRIPKGILQGQHIRLAGQGSAGQGQGKAGDLYLEVMFKPHPLYKVNGKDISMELPVAPWEAALGEVVQVPTPQGSVDLRIPANSQSGQKLRLKERGIPGAAPGDLYVTLKVVLPPAENEQAKAIYQEMRQKMAFNPRAKLNG from the coding sequence ATGGAATATAAAGATTATTACCAGATCATGGGGGTGGCGCGAGATGCCACGCAGGCAGAAATCAAGCAGGCCTACCGCAAACTGGCACGTCAATACCATCCGGATGTCAGTAAGGAACCTGGTGCGGAAGCACATTTCAAGGAAATTGGCGAAGCCTATGAGGTGCTCAAAGATCCTGAAAAACGCGCTGCCTACAACCGGCTGGGTGAGCGTTGGAAAAGCGGGCAGGAATTTCAACCACCACCAGAATGGGATCAGGGATTTGAATTCCATGGCAGACCCTTTTCTCAAACAGATGCCTCGCAATTCAGTAGTTTCTTTGAAAGCCTGTTTGGAAAAAGACATCAATCAGGCAGACCAGGCCAGGCGCATGGTTTTGATCTGAAAGGACAGGATTCCCATGCCAAAATTTCTATTGACCTCGAGGATATTTTTCTAGGTGGCGTTCGCAGTCTAATGCTCCAGCATACCGAACTGGGGTCAGATGGCAGACCGCAAATCAAGGAACGGACTCTGAATGTGCGTATCCCCAAGGGCATCCTTCAGGGACAGCATATTCGCCTGGCTGGCCAGGGAAGCGCCGGGCAAGGGCAGGGTAAGGCGGGTGATCTTTACCTGGAAGTGATGTTCAAACCCCATCCATTGTATAAAGTAAACGGTAAGGATATCTCAATGGAATTGCCCGTTGCCCCATGGGAAGCCGCACTGGGAGAAGTTGTCCAGGTTCCCACCCCGCAGGGCAGCGTAGATCTCAGAATACCGGCTAACTCCCAGTCTGGTCAAAAACTAAGACTTAAGGAACGCGGTATTCCAGGAGCCGCGCCAGGCGATCTTTATGTCACATTGAAAGTTGTGCTGCCACCCGCAGAAAATGAACAGGCAAAAGCCATCTATCAGGAAATGAGGCAAAAAATGGCATTCAATCCACGCGCAAAACTCAATGGCTAA